The Humulus lupulus chromosome 4, drHumLupu1.1, whole genome shotgun sequence genome has a window encoding:
- the LOC133833063 gene encoding uncharacterized protein LOC133833063: MSKMLGVDISASSSSSAASISANINYIPMLNETNFKDWKMNLLIVLRCMDLDHALRDEQPAPLTEESTRDEKTDFERWDHSNRMSLMIMKHNIPEAFWGTESEGITKAKNFLEQIEERFAKND; the protein is encoded by the coding sequence CTAGTTCATCTTCTGCTGCCTCAATATCTGCTAATATTAATTATATTCCTATGCTTAATGAGACCAATTTCAAGGATTGGAAAATGAACTTACTAATAGTTCTGAGATGTATGGATTTAGATCATGCATTAAGGGATGAACAACCTGCACCTCTCACTGAGGAAAGCACTCGTGATGAGAAAACGGATTTTGAGAGGTGGGATCATTCAAATCGCATGAGTTTAATGATTATGAAACACAACATCCCAGAAGCCTTTTGGGGCACAGAATCTGAAGGGATTACTAAGGCCAAGAATTTCCTTGAACAAATTGAGGAGCGTTTTGCTAAAAACGATTAG